The Arachis ipaensis cultivar K30076 chromosome B07, Araip1.1, whole genome shotgun sequence genome includes a window with the following:
- the LOC110265114 gene encoding probable AMP deaminase — protein sequence MLLFLKQVVGFDLIDDESKPERCPTKHMPTPAEWTNEFNPAYSYYLYYYYANLYTLNKLRESKGMTTIKLRPHCGEAGDSDHLAAAFLLCQNISYGINLRKTLVLQYLYYLTQSTSANYMAE from the exons ATGTTACTTTTTTTAAAGCAGGTGGTGGGATTTGACCTTATAGATGATGAAAGTAAACCTGAAAGGTGTCCAACTAAGCACATGCCTACACCAGCAGAATGGACTAATGAATTCAATCCAGCATACTCTTACTATCTTTATTACTATTATGCAAACCTGTACACCCTCAACAAG CTCCGTGAATCTAAAGGAATGACCACTATTAAGTTGCGGCCCCATTGTGGAGAG GCAGGCGATAGTGATCATTTGGCTGCTGCTTTCCTCCTATGCCAAAATATTTCCTATGGGATTAATCTACGGAAAACTCTTGTGTTGCAATATTTATATTACCTCACACAG AGCACTAGTGCTAACTATATGGCAGAATAA